AAAGACACTTTGGCTCATCTTCATCAGTGAAATTGGTACATGGAGACCAGATGTAAGAACAAGCAGATAAACATAGCCCAAACACTCAACGATGTATCAACCTCGTGCTCTTAAATTTAAGAGCTCCTTCCCACACTCATCCCCCACCCagagctgagggctgtgctgttTGCTCGTTTCTTTCTCTAGAGGTGTTTCCTACTAACACCAAAGAGTAACACAAAACAAAGGCACTAAAacttaattaaatataattaaacaGATTATATCCTTAACAGAAGGAAaccatgaaagaaaacaatgagaGCGTTGTAGAGCCACTTACAgaatttcaataaaatttaCAACTAAGGCAACAAGATCACTGTTAGTGgtgaattttcaaagaaaaaaaaagaaaacacaaaaaaaaaccccaaacctaaaTCAAAAGCAAGCAGACTTACTTTGAGCTTCACTTTTTGAAAATCCAGCACTCTGACCTGGGGAACTTTATGAATTAGATATAATCTGTAATGTTTCTTATTTGTTACAGGATTCCTTAGAACGCTGTGAAGTAAATAAAGGTTATGAAGAGGCTcttaatacaaaatattttaaattacacttgtattgaaatatattaatatactTGAAATGCATTCATGTACTTCCTGCTGTAACAGATAACAAGTAACACCGTGAAATAAGCCTAGTGACAGTTCTTTGATAAAATGGAAACTACAGTAAAAACTTGCACTTTAGCAATTCAGTAGATTTAACTGAAGGATGACATAAAGAACAACCTCAAAATAATCCTAATACTCCCCAcaaaaaataactgaaacatCACTTTTTCTATCTGGAccctgaaaactgaaaaatcacaggacaaactgcatttctttctgtccctcacaccAAATATAATATTATTGAGAGGTCCTTGtttacatgtattttaaacttttttttttaattgacagaTTAAACCTTTTGATTTTAGGTTTTTATAGGTTAAGCTCACTTCAGCACTTGTGTATTGGTTTATGGAGATGTTCCATCTCACTATCCCAACAATCTGTCAGTGATATAAAACCTCAGACATTAATTACCAGATGTTTACAAAGAGTAGAGGAAACACTGTTTACCAATTCAATTTTTAGATATAAAGGATCTATCACAGCTCataaaaagcagagcaaagggCCAGCAGCACAGTTCAATCAGCagagaaacttttctttttggggTTACATACCTCAGGTAAGTCAGTGATTTAATAGTTGATAACGGGTCCAGTTCACCCTGGGTAAAGGGAGCACAGCAAGAAATTTTAAGCccttttggcaaaaaaaaaaaatcaaatacttgAAAATAAAGTTCCTGAACTCGTATCTATTTTAGAGATTAATTAAATTCAttaataattcattattttaataggAAAACCACTAAGCTTTGTGACTGCTGTTCCACTGCATGATGCAAGTCATGTTCATTAAAGTATGAACACCACTAACTACTGCCAAAACTAGGATATTACTCTAAAGAGAAAGTAACAACTATTACCAAAAGCATATGGCACTACTCTCAGGAAAATGGTTAATTAGAGAGATGAAAACCACAAATTTTAAGCTTGTTTAGCTTTATCCTGCCTCGCAGCTTACCAGTTCAGCAATGTTGTTGTTGGTAAGAATGAGCTCTGTgaggctgggcagagcctgCTCCAGGTTCTCACCTATCCGACTgaagaacaacagaaaacaaaggttTAAATTAGGGCAGGAATTAGCAGTGGTGGAAATACACAGAGAAACACAGTAACACAGAGGATCTCCCTGTGAACAACCCAGTCTGACACTGGCAGAAGTTTGTGTGAGCATCCAAAACACTTTTCTAATAAAGGTGGCAATAAATCACTGCGAGAATATTAGATGCAACATGAAATTTAAATCCATTCCCTTGCAGGTATCCCTTTCTTTGTGTCTTTATGGAGCTGATTACTGAAATCCAAGGACATGGCCAAATCCCAGACTCTGCACCTCATTGTCCTGGCtgagaaacaaaacactgaCTTTTGCACTGAATGAGGAAGGAAACTGAAAGAGGGCCCACACAGTGCTCAGTGCTGATTTTATTGCCTGAAACAAACACTCCTGCACCTACCCAGCAAGGAAAGACACACACACCTCTCTGCCAAAAGCATTTTCCTCTGCCCCAGGGTCCCATcagcccaaaacacagccccttACCAAATCCTGTTGTTATTCATGAGGAGCGTTTTCAGCCTCCGAAGCAGGGGGAATCCGTCCAGTTTGCGGATCTCATTGTCAGAAAAATCAATGGCATCAAACTGGTCTAGAGTGGCACCCAAGTTCTCAATAACAGGGATTTTATAACCTGAAGAGAGAGTGCCAGGAAGGGATTAGATGGCGCCCGCAGCAAAAGCAAAGTGTGTGCGGGCAAATCTGGATGGACTGAGGATGCTGAGGATGCAAATCTGTCTCAGACAAAACACCTCGGGATCGACTTTCCTCCACCCAGTCCCAGACCAAACTCTCCCCCTCAAACCCAACAGCCCTCACGGCTTTTTCAAtccttcttcctccccctcAGCAAAACCACCTTTCTGGCACATCCCTCGTGCTGGGGTACATCCCACCACAGCACAGtcctcccacatttcccccatTTTCCCTTCTTGGTGATTGGGACGAGATGATCTTTAGGTTCCCTGCCAACCTACACCATTCTACCACCTTTGATTCACCCCCTCACATCCCCCGCAGGTTCCGAAGCCACTGGAGCCTCTTTAAGCGCTCTTCGTCCCCAATCCTCGGCCACCGCAGCCCCTCCAACAAACCTCTCCGCGGCTTCCCCGTCCTGCTTCGGCACCTCCGGCCACGGAAGGCGCCAGGCCCCACTGCAAGATCCATCACGGACCCTCTAATCCCCATCACAGCCTCTCCTCCGGGATCCAAACCAGTCCTCCTGCAGGCTCCATCACTGACCAGGCCTCAccacacacacccacccacaGCCGGCCCTCAGCCCTCCGCCCTCGCCCgcccccatcccagcacagcccctcccgCCCCGCGGGGCCCGCGCACCGCGCAGATCGAGCTCCCGGTCGCGGACGGCGTTGGTGTACTGTGCCGCCTGCTCGATCAGCTCCGCCGTGAGCTTCACCATCGCGACAAACGGCGACAAAAAGCCACAAACCGCGACACAGCGCGACACAGCACGATACACCGCGCCAGGCCCCGCCaggccgcgccgcgccgccgcaGGACAGCGCGCCGAGCGCCGAGCGCCGAGCGCCGAGCACGCGCGGGCCGGGCAGCGGAGCGCCGAGACAGCGAACGGGAACCGCCCCTCACCGCCCTGGCCGTGCATTCCCCTGCTCAGGGACCGATAACAGCCCCCCAACACCGCATCGCTGCATTCCCCTGCTCAGGGATCGATAACAGCCCCCCAACACCGCATCGCTGCATTCCCCTGCTCAGGGATCGATAACAGCCCCCCAACACCGCATCGCTGCATTCCCCTCCTCAGGGATCGATAACAGCCCCCCAACACCGCATCGCTGCATTCCCCTCCTCAGGGACCGATAACAGCCCCCCAACACCCCATCGCTGCATTCCCCTGCTCAGGGACCGATAACAGCCCCCCAACACCGCATCGCTGCATTCCCCTGCTCAGGGATCGATAGCAGCCCCCCAACACCCCATCGCTGCATTCCCCTGCTCAGGGACCGATAGCAGCCCCCCAACACCGCATCGCTGCATTCCCCTGCTCAGGGACCGATAGCAGCCCCCCAACACCGCATCGCTGCATTCCCCTCCTCAGGGATCGATAACAGCCCCCCAACACCGCATCGCTGCATTCCCCTCCTCAGGGGCTATAACAGCCCCCCAACACCCCATCGCTGCATTCCCCTCCTCAGGGGCTATAACAGCCCCCCAACACCCCATCGCTGCATTCCCCTCCTCAGGGGCTATAACAGCCCCCCCAACACCCCATCTCTGCATTCCCCTCCTCAGGGGTTATAACAGCCCCCCAACACCCCATCGCTGCATTCCCCTCCTCAGGGGCTATAACAGCCCCCCAACACCCCATCGCTGCATTCCCCTCCTCAGGGGCTATAACAGCCCCCCAACACCCCATCTCTGCATTCCCCTCCTCAGGGGCTGATACAGCCCCCCAACACCCCATCGCTGCATTCCCCTCCCCgggccagctcccagccccacgcCCGAGCCGTGACTCACAAGCTCCGAAGGAACTTGTCTTTGCCACCAGCAGCGCCCTAAAGCAGCACCGATGCCACCAGAGGTTCCCTCCCACCTTCTGGTGTTTCCAGGCTCAGATTTATCTGCAGAAATccgggcagagcaggagcacacTTCATGCCATGGCTGGTGTTTCCCTTCGGGCAGAGCTGTGTTCAAGCACTTGCTTGAacccctgctgcagagccagggcacCTTCTACAACAACCACAGCTCTGGGTTTCCgtccatcccagcagcagctcagcctttgCTCCTGGACACTGTGTTGCCCGTAAgcaccttcctcctgcagcatctGGGGCAGTTTTCTGTCACTCCCCTGTGCATTCCTGGTCTCAGAGGTGCTGTGATGGGCTGGGAACaccccacaggctgcagcaggacacaCACCCTTTACCTGTGAGGTAAAATGTGCTTGCAAATGTTGCTACATCCTCCTAACTGGCTTTAGGAATTTGGGAAACAGCAAGGAAGAGCTGGGAGTAGCTCTGGGGGAGCTGAGgtggctctggctgctgtgtctggccaGGAACTCCCTCCCAGGTCCCTGGGTCTGaggctggggcactgcctggCACCACGGGGCTCAGCTGGTGGGTGAACCACAGTGCAGGTGACTGGACTGAAAGTGACACCCCCGGACCCCCAAAACCTGCTGAATGTCACCAAGCCACTACTTCTGGGGAAATCCTTCCCCAGCCTTCCGAGGGGACGAGGAAGAATGATTTCTGTCTCCACTGCTGTCGAGGGAAGGATATTTTCCGTGAGCCATGACATTTCTGTGAACCCAGAGGATGTGATAACAGGCCAAACGCTGCAGCCACGCGTGGCCCTATACAGGGATGGCTCATGCTTTTCTTCTGGGAGCTTCTCAGGGCATCACCCCGGGCATGACGCCTGGCTCAGTCCCCAGGACTGCAGAGTCAGAGCTGGCCCTGCCAGGGATCAGCTGGGCTCgggcagctcctgtgctctctgctgtgaAAACTCCCTCACCAAAGCTGTATGGGAAAGCACAGAGTCAGGTTTTTGTAAcagctgcatttgttttatAACATAGGAGGGAGCAAGAACAAGAGGGAGCTGTcacaagaaaaaacccaagagtTAGCAACATTCTTGTACGTGACTCAGGCATCATGCAGCGTTAAAGACAAGAGACTTTAGTCATTTCAGGCTGTTCTTAAGAGGAGACTCTTTCCAGCCTCCTGGAAAGCAGGTCCTGCCTCTGACAAGGCCAAATAAAACACGGACCTGTCTCCCTTAGCACAATACATCTGTTTGCCTCAGCTCTACAGCCACAATAGAATTGTAATTGCGAGCAGATGGATTCTGGGTCTCAGACGCTGCACACAAGCTCTCGACAGTCCTTTCTTTGCAATGGAAACTCAAAGCAATGATTTTTAAGATCTGTGTTCCCCACCTGCCAACTGCACAATGGCAGATGGCCGTGGCTGCAACCCCACGGCCAAACT
This region of Hirundo rustica isolate bHirRus1 chromosome 13, bHirRus1.pri.v3, whole genome shotgun sequence genomic DNA includes:
- the SNRPA1 gene encoding U2 small nuclear ribonucleoprotein A' isoform X2, whose amino-acid sequence is MVKLTAELIEQAAQYTNAVRDRELDLRGYKIPVIENLGATLDQFDAIDFSDNEIRKLDGFPLLRRLKTLLMNNNRICRIGENLEQALPSLTELILTNNNIAELGELDPLSTIKSLTYLSVLRNPVTNKKHYRLYLIHKVPQVRVLDFQKVKLKERQEAEKMFKGKRGAQLAKDIARRAKTFNPGAGLPTDKKKTGPSPGDVEAIKTAIANASTLAEVERLKGLLQAGQIPGRERKSGPSEDGEEEMEEDTVPNGS
- the SNRPA1 gene encoding U2 small nuclear ribonucleoprotein A' isoform X1, whose amino-acid sequence is MGIRGSVMDLAVGPGAFRGRRCRSRTGKPRRGYKIPVIENLGATLDQFDAIDFSDNEIRKLDGFPLLRRLKTLLMNNNRICRIGENLEQALPSLTELILTNNNIAELGELDPLSTIKSLTYLSVLRNPVTNKKHYRLYLIHKVPQVRVLDFQKVKLKERQEAEKMFKGKRGAQLAKDIARRAKTFNPGAGLPTDKKKTGPSPGDVEAIKTAIANASTLAEVERLKGLLQAGQIPGRERKSGPSEDGEEEMEEDTVPNGS